A region from the Hydra vulgaris chromosome 08, alternate assembly HydraT2T_AEP genome encodes:
- the LOC136083471 gene encoding TNF receptor-associated factor 5-like: MDKFPCWFCDEKLTIAQLMDHQVKCTKDKFEQVNFHDCFTCKKKVKDLLNHKCDYEVLKNEPKICFLCNTVVDDNYYEHSVICFHQYKDQQNQDMEQIIQDGKANLNYLNLSFNCNMNSVKNLQEIIARKIADYKDILHKQREDDQEIKNLNQENVKLVQTIEIINEEMLELKKLTYDNMTMLTNQEDIQNLNQEIIKLNQIVEENSTEFLAIKKLTQHPKIMQHLFKDKHIIKHDQMNLRLLSEEAYYSQAVYSPKGYYYRIKIYIRSTNVNNVAIYFQLIRSELDDALKWPFAKKIIFTLRNNDKLFAHTITPENYIKSLNASSFDKPTEEYNVAVGFPNFILHKELKQFIINKILFITITIQ, translated from the coding sequence atggacaaaTTTCCATGTTGGTTTTGTGATGAAAAATTAACTATAGCACAACTCATGGATCATCAAGTCAAATGCACTAAAGACAAATTTGAACAAGTAAACTTTCATGACTGttttacatgcaaaaaaaaagtaaaagatttattaaatcataaGTGTGATTACGAAGTTCTCAAAAATGAACCAAAAATATGCTTTCTTTGTAATACTGTTGTTGATGACAACTACTATGAACACTCTGTTATTTGTTTTCATCAGTATAAAGATCAACAAAATCAAGATATGGAACAAATTATTCAAGATGGTAAAGCAaacttaaactatttaaatctcTCATTCAACTGCAACATGAATAGTGTCAAAAATCTTCAAGAAATTATTGCCAGAAAAATTGCtgattataaagatattttacaCAAGCAAAGAGAAGAcgatcaagaaattaaaaatctaaaccaAGAAAACGTCAAACTAGTTCAAAcgattgaaataataaatgaagaaatgctagaattaaaaaaactcaccTATGACAACATGACCATGTTAACAAATCAAGAAGATATACAAAATCTCAATCAAGAAATCATAAAACTCAATCAAATTGTAGAAGAAAACAGCACAGAATtcttagcaataaaaaaattaactcaacACCCAAAAATAATGCAACACCTCTTTAAAGACAAACATATCATCAAACATGATCAAATGAATCTAAGACTGCTATCAGAAGAAGCTTATTATTCGCAAGCTGTTTATTCACCTAAAGGGTATTATTatcgtataaaaatatatattcgaAGCACAAATGTAAACAATGTAGCCATTTACTTCCAACTCATTCGAAGCGAACTCGATGATGCTTTAAAATGGCCCtttgccaaaaaaataatttttactctaagaaataatgataaattatttgcTCATACTATCACACccgaaaattatattaaaagtttaaacgcAAGTTCTTTTGATAAACCAACCGAAGAATATAATGTAGCTGTTGGTTTTCCAAATTTCATTTTGCACAAAgaactaaaacaatttattattaataaaattttatttatcacgATTACtattcaataa